The Arvicola amphibius chromosome 4, mArvAmp1.2, whole genome shotgun sequence genome includes the window TCCTGGATATGGCCCCGGACCTGCCAAGCAAGGACATCACATATAGTTCACAGGGCCACAGGAAGCTGCTGGTGTAGGTTAGGAGCCTTGAGTCCCCATACTGCATCCTAAGAACTAGCTAGGACTTACCAGTGCCAGGTAGGCTTTGGTGACTCGCCGCTCCTTGAAGCATTTATAAGCGCTGCCTGCAGCTGCTTTATTTAGGGCCACGCAAAGCGCCCCACTGGTGGAGAAGTCCAGCTGGTGGCAGAACCTGGGAAGGGGCAGAGGGGCAGCAGTGGCTGGACCCTGTCGTGTTCTGGCTAGCACTTTTGTGGCAGTGTCCAGTGTCCCAGAAACCTTTGGAAGGATGCTGCAGTGGGGTTCTCTGTGTTGGCTGTGTACCTGAACCCATAGCAGGTGTCAGGGTCAGCCAGCTCTGGGAAGTGGTGCCGTAGCTGCTTCTGTAGGGTAAGGGTCTCCCGCCAGGTCTTGCTATCAATGCGCAGATCCCAGTGCTTGTTCACCACCAGGAAGTCGCTGCTCTGGTACGCGATGGACAGATTTTCTATGCTGCCAGGCTCCATGGTGGGGCTGCAAGCAGGTGGGAGTGAACCTGAGGTAGGAGGGTGCCTGACCTGGACCTCAAGCACTGTGCACACTTACTGGAACCCTTAAGCCTTCCAAGTCAGGGGTGTCACCTCGGGAATCGGAGTCTGAACAAGGTCAGGCGATTCTGACTTGTCCTGGACTCAGGGTGAGGGAGTTCTCCCTGACCCAAATCTGAATTGACAGCCTGGTTGTCCAGTTCACCCCAACACACTAGGTTATGAACTTTCCCTGAGTAGGCAAGGAAGGGGACAGGGACTGCTGCATCCTGATTGGCCCTGGACCACCCAGGACTGCAGGCGGTCCCTAACTTGACTCCCAGCAACCTGTGACCACAAGCGGACCCTTTAAAACTTACCTGAAAAAGGATCCAGGGGCAGAATGCCACTTCTCAGCCCTGAATCCAATCCGGCTTCCCTACAATAGGAACCAGGACTTGGCCTGGCTGGAGCGCAGCCCTGCCCTCACCCCGCCCACTCCACCTACTGATGGATGGCCATACTGGCCAATGGCATTCCTGGCACGGAACTCCGCCCACTGAAGGATGGAGAGGCCCCGCCCGGACGGTCTGCGCACGCACCTTCTTAGCCCCACCTATTTCCCTGCCTCCCGCACGGACGGATGGCTGTACGGACCAATAAAAAACATTCTTGGCCCTCAGCTTCAACCACTGAACTTTTTATTCCTCTCCTCCCGCCCTTTGCGTGCGAAGACCCGCCCTGCCCCGTTGGCCAATAGTGGGCGCCTCTGAGAACGCCAGCTGTTGATTGGCGGGTACTGGAGGTTCGTGGGGAGTGGCGCGCAGTGGCAGTGGCGCGGGAAGTTCTAAGGACGGGCTAGCTGTGTGAGCTGAGGCCATGGAAGACTACGAGGAAGATCTGTACGGTGTGGAGGATGACTTCCACAACCAGTTCGCGGCCGAGCTCGAAGTGCTGGCGGAGTTGGAAGGTGGGTGCGGGTCTTGGGTCTCGGCCAGGTCGCGCGACTGCATCCTGCTGCAATCGTGGAGAGCTGCGTCGATGGGTTAGGCAGTGGCTGGGAGTTCACTTCTTGCAGTATGCGGCTCCTTTGAACCTCTGTCTCAACAGGGACACAGGACCTGGCGCCCTCTGGGAACCTCCAGACTCCAGCGAGCCGCCGCCCATTGACGTTTGAAGAGGCCATCGGTGGTGGGGACACTGTCCCGCGTCCCTGCCCTGTAAGGGCTCCTGGAACTGACTGTCACAATACGAGAAAGAATGTTCGTAGGGACCAGCCTGGGCCCTCCAGTATGTCCAGTTGGGTACAGGGCACTCGGAGTCGGGGGATGCTGAGGACCCgctttctcttctctgccttcttttcctgcctctgtctctgcaggCCCCATGAGCAAACGGCCCAGGCTGGAGGTGGTGAAGAGGCTGAACTTTGAGCCAGATACGGAGGAGCTACTGTACCCTGATTCCCCTCCAGATGACATCACCCCCCCACCGAGTCCTGAGGTGTTCCCTGAGATGTTGGATGCTGGGTGTGTTGTTTGAGGGCATGTAATTTCTACCTCGGAAAGCCGCTTGTCCCTGGATGAGGCTCTGGGAGTGGAAGCCTATGAGGGGACAGAGGGATGAGTGTGGGTCCCGGCACCCCATTGAGGGTGACTAGAGACGCTTGTCCCTCCTAGGCCCTCAGATGCTAGTGCTGACACATGCGCTGTTCAGGCTTTGCCAAGTCCCCGCAACCCTGTCCTGAGACGTCCCCCTGTCTTAGAGGATTACATCAATGTGACGTCCACAGGTGGAGAGCGGGCCTTTTTGGTGCTTCGGGCTGACCTCACAGGCACTGGGGTACAGGTGGGTGACCACAGCATGGGCTAGCCATGGCATTGATTCCTTTGTGTTGCCAATGGGCTTTCAGCAGGTCCCGATGCCAGTTTCACCTGTCTGAATTGTTAGAAATAGGCACACCCAGGTAGTCCAATGTTGGGAACAGCAGTGCTAATTTGGGGGTATGTAGCCTTAGAGTGCCACCTTGTACCTCAGCTGTTAgctttctgttcttcttttccccttcccccaccttacAGCTGACCTCTCTTGGATCTGTCCCCTCTGAGTGAGGTGTCACCTCTCTGATGAGGCATGGTTTTGcgttttttttctctgtccatCTTTGTCGGGAGGGGCATTATGGGGGCCACCATGACCTCGGAGGGTGACAGAGATGACAGATCTGTCTCGCCCAGGACCCTCTTCTGGATGTCCGGTGGCGAGGCCGTGGCCAGCTGGACCTGCTGGGTGTCCCCTTCACTTCCCTGAAAGAGCAAGTAGACAGCAAGGTGAGTTCAGCGGAGTGTGGGGAGGGTGTGAGCTGAGTACAGGTGCTGGCTGGACTTGTCCTGACCCCAGCCTGTCCTGTTTGTACAGCGACGGCAGCAACTGCTTGAGGAGGCCCAACAGCTCTCAGACACTCTACATAGGTGACTTGCGTGCTCCCCACTCCAGGAACCCCTGTTTATTCTTGGACTGACCTTTTGGCACGTATGGTGGACATGGTCACTGTGACCACTGTGTAGTGAATTGGGACTTGATTCTCTGCAGCCTCAGGTCTGAAAGGGAGGAGGCTATACTTGAGGGGACCTCTGAGGAGGAGCCAGCCCCCGGCCAGGACACGACTCAGCACTGCCTCTGGGTGGATGAGTTTGCACCCCGGCACTACACGGAGCTGCTCAGTGATGACGTGAGCTCTTCTTCTTACCTAAGTGTGACTAGCTTGCCTTCTCAGCGTGAAGGAAGGGCCACTGGGTGCTAAGGATGATGTGGGGACCCTGAGTGGTAAGTGGGGAAACCGAGTCAACACATACCTGGTTTATTGCCAGTTGACTGTGACCTGCTGTGGGCTTTGTTAGAGGTCTAGGTGTCCTAGCCCTGTGGCtgtcagccttcctaatgctgtgacccttttataCAGtctttcatgttgtggtgaccccaaccataaaattatttttgctgctactttataactataattttgctacttttatgaatcataatgtaaatatttgtgttttctaatggtcttggGCGACTCCTATGggagggttgtttgacccccccccaaaggggtcatgacccacaggttgagaactgctgtcctaATCTGCCCTTTTGCTCACCCTCAGCAATTGGTGCCAGCTTGTCCTGTGGCGAGCATGAGGTTCCAGAGGTGGCCAGGTCTAAGAGATGGAGGCCTTAGTGAGCCTGGgctttctgagcctcagtgtcCCTGTCTGTGTTGAAAATGTGGACTTGGCTGGGCCCTGCCCTTAGACTTCCTTCCTAACAGTTCACCAACCGCTGCCTCCTCAAGTGGCTGAAGCTATGGGACCTTGTGGTGTTCGGCCATGAGAGACCTTCCCGAAAGGCCAGGCCCAGTATAGAGCCAACCCGGGCTGGGAAGGAGGCCACAGCCCCCAGCAAGTGGAAAAGCCATGAGCAGGTGCTGGAAGAGATGCTAGAAGCTGAGCTGGACCCGAGCCGGAGGCCCCGGCAGAAGGTGAGCCCTACCTCGACCtgtgtgaacatagctgagcttGGTGCTTTGTCCTCTGGGGTGGGGTAGCCAGTGCTATTGCAATagtgtttgggggggggtgtccatGAGGCATCTTTAACTCTTCTAGAATCTGTTGGTATGATAACATCAGGATTGGCATCAAGTGCCAATATTGCGAATTTGAGATTGAATTCATTTTCCTAAGGGTTTAGATAAAGTCAGCCTCACCAATAGAACGACGGACAGTGGGGCAGGGGCCTAGGCTCACAGGATGGGTCTGGCGTTCCTGTCAAGTCCCCACATAACTAGCTTCCTCAGGGTTTTCTCTGACTCTGAGGACCTTGGGCATGCTCTTTGATGGCTGGCTGGAGTGTGGTAGCAGTGATCAGCCTTGTTTCTAGTCCCTGGCTACTGGCCGGGGCTCCTGGGAGGCTCAGGGATCAGAAGTCTGTCCTTTAATTGACTGTAGGTGGCACTGTTGTGTGGCCCTCCAGGCCTAGGGAAGACCACACTGGCGCATGTGGTTGCACGGCATGCAGGGTATTGCGTGGTTGAGATGAACGCGAGGTGAGTGGAGGAGACCCATGGGTGGGGCTTCCGTGAGGCTGAGCCTTTGGTGCAGCTCGGAAACCCTGACTGGTGGGTAGAGCTAGGGTCTTGGATGTGTAGGCTGGGGTTGGGATATGTCCTGCAGGGCTTATTAAAGTTTGTGGTAGCTACATCCAGTGGGAGCCTCCTAACATCCTGCTAGGATGCTGGCTGCTCCCTGTAACTCTCGTCTTGGCCTTGCTGTTCCAGTGATGACCGTAGTCCTGAGGCTTTCCGTACCCGCATTGAAGCAGCCACGCAAATGGAGTCGGTGCTGGGTGCGGGTGGGAGGCCCAACTGTCTGGTTATTGATGAAATCGACGGGGCCTCCACGGTAGGCCTCCCTGATActtaggtgggtgggtgggaaggcAGGCTGGGTACACTGGGGCTTTGACTCACTGACCTCTTCTGTGCCCTCCTGAAGGCCGCCATCAATGTTCTCTTGAGTATCTTGAATCGCAAGGGTccccaggaggcagagcaaggaggCCCAGCTGGGTCTGCAGTGGGCCAGCGGCGCAGGGCCGAGAGGGGCCTCCTAACGAGGCCTATCATCTGCATCTGCAATGACCAGTGAGTGCAGCGTGGGACTGGGCCTGCTTGGGCAGAAGGATCTCCGGCTTAGCCCCTGGGCCTGTCCCTGGGATGGCAACTGCAGGTCCTGTCCTATACAGGTTTGCTCCTTCCTTGAGGCAGCTGAAACAGCAGGCTTTCCTGCTCCACGTTCCGCCAACTCTGCCCTCCAGGCTGGTGCAGCGGCTCCAGGAGGTcagcagggcagggaggaggatGGCTTCCAGGGCGAGATGCATGCTCTCCCCTGAGCTCCCTTTCCGTGTTTTTTCCCCCTGAGCACCCTGTTCTCACCTCGGCTGTGGCGTTGGGCTGTTGGGTTGTGATCCAGGCCTACCGGAGGAACTGTGCTGCACTCCCTGGCTGCCCCAGCACAGGACCGTTTTCCTGTGTCCAGGGACTCGGGCTCTAGCCACAGGGTTGGCTCTGTGCTAGGATGGGTATGGGTCCTCTCAGCAGTGGTAGACACTCTAGTGCTCACCCCACCTCTAGATCTCCCTGCAACATGGCATGCGATCTGACCCAGGTGCCCTAGCTGCCCTCTGCGAGAAGACTGACAACGACATCCGTGCCTGTATCAACACCCTGCAGGTGGGGATGTGGCTTGGGTGCGGCCGGGTGGCATGGGATGGCTGCTGCTTACTCCACCCTTTGTCCAGTTTCTATATGGGAGGGGCCAGCGGGAGCTGAGCGTGAGGGACGTCCAGACCACCCACGTCGGCCTGAAGGACCAGCGCAAAGGGCTATTCTCTGTGTGGCAAGAGGTCTTCCAGTTGCCCAGGGCTCAAAGGTAGGTAGTCTAAGAGGTATGAGTGGGCCAGCCTTGTTCTGGATGCTCTTGGTGTCTAGAGCCAAGATGCCACCTGATGCTGCCAGGGCTCTAGGGACAACTGTTTGGTCCCATTTGTGTCCTGTGGGTAGGGACCTGACTTGGGTTGGGGGCCTAAGGGGAGTTGCCTCCTAAATCTGTGGCCCAGAGGGTGACCTTCCTTAACCTTCCTTTAGTCAGTCAGTCTTTTGCTCCTAGATGGCTCTGTTTAGAGATTCTTGTTCCTTCAGGGTGCTATATGGCAGGCCATCCAAGGCTTCCTTCTGAACATACAGGATGTGGTGAGGATGGCTGGTGACATCTTTGCTCTCAGCTGGGCTTGGTCCCAACCTCAGCACCCTCTACTTGCAGGCGACTCATGGGCCAGGACCTGATCCTACCCACCCATGCTCTCCTGCTCGGTGATGGGGACAAGGGCTCCCTGACCTTGGCCTCCCAGCGCTTCTACCATATCCTCCGTGTGACCACCTCTGCAGGGGAGCATGAGAAGGTTGTCCAGGTACTGATGCTCACCCCAGCTCTTACGATCCTGGTACTAACAGAAGATGCCCTGGGTTTGTTCCAAAGTAAGGGTTGTGGGTGGATGAGTGGCAGGCATCCAAGGGATTGGTAGGATCAAGGACAGGGGTCACTCTCAGACCCAGGAGGGGAACTGAAGGAATACATTTGGAGGTGACAGAAGGCAGAGAGCTTAGGCATCTAAGGATGAGTTTTGGACCAGTGACTGGGAACCATTTAGAGATCTCTGCAAGGTACATATTGGGGTCTGGGGGCTTAGAGACACTTAAATTCTAGGTGGAGGGTGCACATGGGGTGGAAAGCAGGTAGGGAGAGGTTTGGACTTGAGCAGATGACATAGCCTCCATTACTCCCCAGAAGCTTGGCTTAAGCTGCTTTCAAATCTAAGCAGCTTTGGATTAGTAGTTGGGAATCCACCGACAATTTGGAAATCTGCAGTTTGGAGTGGCTATGTGATGTGGCCAGTGGGAACTGGACTCAGACGGGCCCAGCTGGAGCTGCTGTGCCCTCGATTCTGAGGATGTAGCTTTCTGCCGTGTCAGGGAGGGGCTGTGGACTGGACCAAGTGGGTGGGCTGCTCTCCCCTTGCCTCAGGGTCTTCTTTAGACAAGTAGATCCTTCTCTGGATAGTCAGCTAATCCTACACCTTGGACTTCACAGAGCAGGAGCTAGAGAGGATCCTGAGGCTGAGCTCGTCACTGTGGGAGATGAGGGGGCCAGAGGCTCTGGGCCTACCCGCTCCTGCAGAGGGTCATGGCCTCTCACTCCTCTTAGGGCCTATTTGACAACTTTCTACGCCTTCGGCTTCGGGACTCCAGCCTAGGCACTGTGTGCTGTGCCCTTGACTGGCTGGCTTTCGATGACCTGCTGGAGCAGGCTGCCCACCACGGCCAGAGCTTCCAGCTGCTGCGCTACCTGCCCTTCCTGCCCGCGGCCTTCCACGTGCTCTTTGCCTCCAGCCATGTGCCACGCATCACTTTCCCCAGCAGCCAGCAGGAGGTGTGTGTGACCTGCGTTTATAATTAGGGTCTGACCCCGGGAGTTTCTGCTCACCTGGCCCCAGCTCACTTCTGTCCTAGGCCCAGACCCGGATGAGCCAGACAAAGAACCAGATCCAGACACTGGTGTCAGGGATGGCACCGGTCACCCGTAGCAGGGCCACACCTCAGGCCCTGGTTCTAGATACCCTCTGTCTGCTCCTGGATGTCCTCGCACCCAAGCTGCGCCCTGTGAGTGTCAGATTTGGCAGAAAGGACGGAGTCTGGTTGATGTGGCTCCTGGCATCTCTCAGTTGCCTTATCTCTGCCTGCTTGACCCTAGGTGAGCACACAGCTATACAGTGCCCGTGAGAAGCAGCAGCTGGCCAGCCTTGTGTGTACCATGCTCGCCTACAGTCTCACCTACCACCAGGAGCGCACACCTGATGGGCAGTACATCTACAGGCTGGAACCGTGAGTGCCCCGGTGCCTGGGGCAGGGGGAACACAACCCGAGGGGACCTGCAACGTGGATGCCAAAGCCAGTGTGGTCTTGGTGAAGTGTCTAAGTGGTTGTTGGTTGCAGTTGAGGTTTGACACAGATGTGGCTGGCACTGTGCACCGCCCCAAGTCATTCCCATGGACACAGTTCTGAGATCCAAATTTCAGTGTAGGGGTCATGTGACCTCTGTCCACCCAAAGGTGCACAGTATCTTTGTGTCTGCCACCCCTCAGGGCTCCAAAGGGCAGAGTGAGGCACAGCAGCAGCAACCTGAGCATCCTGAGGTTCCAGTGAAGCCCCAGTCTCCCTGCCTTCCTTACTTCCTGCAGCACTGGGCATGTTCTGTGTCACCCCACTTGTAGCTGGGGGAACTGAGGCTTAAAGTAGTCAGTGCCCAGCTGCCAGGGGTTAGGATGTAGTAGTGTCTTGAACTTGGTTTGCAGGGTTGGTGCAACAGGCAGACCCTGGCCCTACTGACTTGCACCCTAGCTCTTGAACTTGGTTTGTGGGGTTGGTGTAATAGGTGGACCCTGGCACTGCTGATTGGTACCCTGTATGTTGTCTCACCCACCTGGTCAGGAATGTAGAGGAGGTCTGCCGCTTTCCTGAGCTGCCTGCCCGCAAGCCCCTCACCTACCAGGCTAAGCAGCTTATTGCCCGAGAGATTGAAATGGAGAAGATGCGGAGGGCAGAGGCTTTGGCCTGTGCTAGAGGTGGCCCCCAGGTAAGCTCgcctcctggtgctgggacaGCACGTACTATCAGTGGTTTGGCCTTGACCAGCCGGCTCTCGTCACCCTTCCCTTCAGGCGGATCAGGGTCTGCAGACGGACAGTGGGGATAAAGGGATGAGGCAGCCCGCCCCACGTAACCATGAGCAGCGGCTGGAACACATCATGAAGAAAGCTGTCCTGCAGGAGCAGGTGTGGAGAGTAGGGCTGGGCCAAAATGATGAATGGAGGGTGGGGCTTGCTGGGACCTACCTGTTGCTCCCAGAAAGTGGTTGGTGGGTTAGGAAAGGAGCTCCTAGTTGCAAGCCTTGCTCTAAGGCATTGAAGTCTCCTCTCCGATGGGAAAGGCCTGGGTGTGCCCAACTGCCCACCTACCAATCTGGTGGCCTCTCTTCTCTACTAGCCTGAGAGGGACTTCTTTGGACGTGTGGTCATCAGGAGAGTGGCAGTCCCAAGCAGAGGTGTGTATGGGTCACAGAAGGAAGGGGGGTGGTGACATTGGCCGGGGTCTGCTGAGGTGCAACCCTTTGGTCCCTGCAGAGGCTGAGGCCCCAGAGAAGGACACAGACGAGTGGCGCATGGGTGTGGCAGTGGGCAGGAGTGAGGTGTGGTTCCGGTTCAACGAGGGTGTCTCCAATGCTGTGCGGCGCAGCCTGTACATCAGAGACCTGCTGTAGCCCCTACTGCCCCAGGACATCAGATCGCACGGACTCCCACAGGGAATGTACGAAAGCAGAGACACCTGGAGAAGTCTATTTATAAAGTCACGCCTTACAGAGTGTGGGTCAGGCTCATAGGATGGTACACTTGGCCTTCTCTACCCAAGGGTTGTTCTTCATCAGGTCAGGGTTCAGGAAGGGGTCCTTGGGGATCCCATCCTCGATCCACTTGAGAAGCCTGTGAGCAGGGAGTTTCAGTGAATGTTGGTCATTCCCATGGCacctgcccactggggtgtgAGGTTCTGCTTAACACAAGGGGCAGTGGCAGAGCAGGCAAATGACACACAGCACGGGCACTCACTCGGGGATCGTCTTGGAGGACATCTCCCTCTTGAAGGCCAGTTGGTACTTGAGGCTCTCCACCTCCTTCTTCATCTGGGGCACATCCCACTCCTCCATAGCGTCGGGGGCGTCGGAGGTAGCCAGCCTGAGGCTGGTGGACAAGAGAAGAAGCAAAGGAGCTGGgtctgcagccccagccccaggacGCAGATTCTGCCTGCTCCCAGGGACTACTGCCCATtggatggtaccacccactgGCCCTTCCTGAGGTCTGCAGCGATGATGTTGGGGAACAGGGCCTGGACGGTGCCACAGGGACCTAGTAACGAGGCCCCCGGGCCTCCTCTACCCAGTGGGACTGATTAGCTGGAGAGCAAACTTTCCGTTCTTGGCAGAGAAAATGAGCCCGACAAGGCCCAGCCCTGGATTTGTAGGACAGCCTCATCCCTGCCCAGGGAGACTGCAAGATGGACTCCCGAGTATCCAGAGCAGCCCTCACCCCCATCCTCGTCTGGTCCCACTTCTAACTTAGACCCTGAGTGGAGTGTAAGAGTGGGCTGAGGGCCCTGGGAGGCAGGGTGCTGCCCGACCCTCCTGGGTGCCTGCTTTGCATGGGTAAAGAGGCCAAGTTAATCGCGGGGCTGGGAGGATTTGGCTGCAATTTGCATGTAGGGTGGGGTGTGTGCAGAAGGTCCGGGGATACAGGCCCCTGAGCAagcccaggacttgggaggtgggCAGCCTCCTGAGACCACTGTTTCCCCGCACAGTCGGCAGTCACCCAGTCTCCCGACCTGACTGGGGAGAACCGTCTGTTTGGGCACAACAATGGGCCTCCCTTTACCCCTCCCTGTCTCGGTGCACTCCTGGAGACCAAGTCCCTGATTCTCCCGACAATCACAGCTTTCTCGACCTTGAGAGGGGTCTGGCACCGCTTGCCGGGCACTTCCGGGCAAAGCCTCTATCCCGGGATACTGCAGCTGAGCCGGCCTTGGCTCAGGAGAGTCTAGCACCCGGCGAAGGTGCTGCCTCTAGAGTTGCCCATCCTAAAGGGGTCTCAGGAGGGCTCGCAAGGGATGGGTGAGAGGTTGGATGGGCTAGTATCTCCGGTGTGTGCGGCCGCCTGCGGAGTACCTTTCCCAGAGACCCCAAGTTACAGTGCCCCACCCTGCCAGGTTCTCCCGCGCCACACACGCCGACAGCCACGTGGGCGGAGGACCAGCTGCGGGTCCTTCACAAATGGGAGCACCTGGGCTGGGGGCATGACCCACCACTGGCCCTACCtgcgctgctgccgccgccggaGCCCGGCCGCCGGTGCACCCCGAGACGCCCCCGGCCAGGCGCACGGCGGCGCACACGGGCACTGCGGGCGGCGCGCACGGCGCAGGACAGACGCGCCCCCGCCGCGCAGCAATCGCTCCTGCGCCGCTGGACTTGATCTGTCGGCCGCCCAGCCCCTGAGGCCCGGAGGCAGTTGTCCTAGTCCCAGGAGTTAGGATTAGCTTAGGAGAACCCACCTGGTCAAGTCCTAGAGTTCTGGGGTCTGTTTTCCCCCGAATGTGAGGGTTCTGTTCATTGGACTTACTTTTGAAGGAGACAGCAAATGCAGAGATGACAAGGGCCGAGGGATGAGTGGAGTGAGGCTGGGCTGTCCGAGCCAGGGGAGCCCAGGCAAGCGCCCCGCCCACTCTTGCCACCTGGGGCCTTAGTACCGCCTTCACCGGGCTGGGCTGACCCCAAGAGCTCCCTGAGCTGCTCCTACTGCCTCTGCAGGTCTCTCCTGGGGTGGGACATAGAGCAGTGTAGTTAGTCCAGTCCTTCCTGGGTCAGATAGTACTGTGCTGACTGTCCACTTGGCTGGGTTCTTGGACTGGGGCCCTAAAGAGCAAAAATATGCCCCTCCCAACGAGGCTTCTTTGGTCAGGGCCCTCCTATGCTACCAGCTagctgggaagagtggagaggGGGCAGATCACTTCTCCACCGTGGTCTTTGCAGCCCACTGGGTGCAGGTGACCTTCAGTGTTGTCTACTTAGGCTAGGAACCGTCCTGCAGAGTCCCTGGCAGGGGCTCAGGCCTCCATAGCATGACCACCTTCTTGGTACCTTCTCCCATTCCCAGGCAATAACCTCAGAACCCTTTAATCTGCTCAGAACTGGATGCGAGTGACCCTCCACACTTGAGACCCCTATGCCATAACCCACCATGGTTCTGCAGAGCCTGGTGCTTTCGGAGGTGGGTAGGCCAGTTTCTTAGCTGATGCCGGATGGCCTTTGGGACCCCTGGGGGGAAGAGTACTTCCTTAGCCACAGGACTTTGGGTTCTGTGCCCATCAGCCAGCTCCCTACTCCTCAGAGACTGTAATGGGGCGGCAGTGGTCTAGCCCTGCCTTCAACTTCCCAGGGCAGCTCCTCCCTTTCCAGCTCACTTCCCATTGTCGCTCTTGTAGTTAAACTTCACAAGCTCTTGGGGCAACTCTACCCTGGGGCCCTTCACATGACGAATGCTGCAGGCTGCAACCTGGACAGGGGACCCCAGGCAGCAACAACAGCCCCCGGGGGAGGGGCAGACCAGGCTGGAGCTCTGGAAAGCTGTCCTGGGAGGCAGGGCTAGGACTTTGCCAAATACTCTGGGTCCTCCGCGGGCTGGAGGTCTGTTGAACGGCTTAACTGGACAAGAAGATAGGTCAGGGTTAAAAGAACTGAAACAGTCAGGAGCCCCCACTGCCTAGGAGATGGCCTGGAACCCTGCAGGTATGATCAAAGGCGAGGCAAGGTCCCTGTCCCTTGGACTCCCAGGGCCATCGGTCGCGCAGCATGCTTTCCTGGCATGATCAGTGAAATGGGGGGTCACCGTGCTTGCCTCATCCTGATGTGCATTAGGAGGCATCTCTGGAACTGGGGCACGCTAGAGAGCAGAGATTTCTTATCATggatttgggggctggggagcttGAGGCTAATGGTGCCAGGCTTCAGGGCAGATGGTGGCTCTTCCTGGTAGGGTTGAGGGCAGTGATCGCCCCTGGGGCCTGTGTGTATCCTCCCTCCCCAGACCTTTTGTGTGCCCCGTAACTGGGTGAACACCCTTACATCTAGGCTACTGTGGGTGTCTCCTTGTGGCATTAGAGAGTCTAGGAGAGCCACCAGAGAGCACGGTGACAATGGGGAGAAGGGGACTAACCTAGCTACTCCAGAGGCTGCAGGACAAGGTGACCCCCAGAAGGCTCCAGGGTGCTTATATTCACTGGGATGAGGTAATGTTTCTGACTGGGATCCAATGGGACCATCTGAACCCTCAGGTGAGTCCCAGGTCTTGGGGGACTTCCTGTTGCTGAGGACAATAGGCAGTGTGCCCAACCTGCTTTAGTGTCTCCTAACCAGTCCTATGGCTCTGGACTCTGGCTTTATGCAATTTATTGGACACAAGGAAGTTAGCTAGGGGATGATCAAGGTCAGCAGGAGTCCTGGAGCAACCACAGGTCCTAGAGGTAGTCAGGTCTTGGGCCAGAATTGGGAGGCCTCAAGATACCATCtgttagccaggtgtggtgggtcctttaatccaagcatttgggaggcagaggtaggaggatctctgtgagttctaggccagcctgctctatagagtgagttctaggtcgcCAAAGtcacatagtgagattctgtcttaaaaacaacaatcAAGTcagacgcacacctttaatcccagcacccaggaggcagaggcgggcggatctcttgagttcaaggccagtgtggtctacagagtgagttccaggacagccaatactacacggagaaaccctgtctttaaaaaaccaaacaagcaaacaaaaatcaaaacctacca containing:
- the Chtf18 gene encoding chromosome transmission fidelity protein 18 homolog isoform X1, with amino-acid sequence MEDYEEDLYGVEDDFHNQFAAELEVLAELEGTQDLAPSGNLQTPASRRPLTFEEAIGGGDTVPRPCPVRAPGTDCHNTRKNVRRDQPGPSSPMSKRPRLEVVKRLNFEPDTEELLYPDSPPDDITPPPSPEVFPEMLDAGPSDASADTCAVQALPSPRNPVLRRPPVLEDYINVTSTGGERAFLVLRADLTGTGVQDPLLDVRWRGRGQLDLLGVPFTSLKEQVDSKRRQQLLEEAQQLSDTLHSLRSEREEAILEGTSEEEPAPGQDTTQHCLWVDEFAPRHYTELLSDDFTNRCLLKWLKLWDLVVFGHERPSRKARPSIEPTRAGKEATAPSKWKSHEQVLEEMLEAELDPSRRPRQKVALLCGPPGLGKTTLAHVVARHAGYCVVEMNASDDRSPEAFRTRIEAATQMESVLGAGGRPNCLVIDEIDGASTAAINVLLSILNRKGPQEAEQGGPAGSAVGQRRRAERGLLTRPIICICNDQFAPSLRQLKQQAFLLHVPPTLPSRLVQRLQEISLQHGMRSDPGALAALCEKTDNDIRACINTLQFLYGRGQRELSVRDVQTTHVGLKDQRKGLFSVWQEVFQLPRAQRRLMGQDLILPTHALLLGDGDKGSLTLASQRFYHILRVTTSAGEHEKVVQGLFDNFLRLRLRDSSLGTVCCALDWLAFDDLLEQAAHHGQSFQLLRYLPFLPAAFHVLFASSHVPRITFPSSQQEAQTRMSQTKNQIQTLVSGMAPVTRSRATPQALVLDTLCLLLDVLAPKLRPVSTQLYSAREKQQLASLVCTMLAYSLTYHQERTPDGQYIYRLEPNVEEVCRFPELPARKPLTYQAKQLIAREIEMEKMRRAEALACARGGPQADQGLQTDSGDKGMRQPAPRNHEQRLEHIMKKAVLQEQPERDFFGRVVIRRVAVPSREAEAPEKDTDEWRMGVAVGRSEVWFRFNEGVSNAVRRSLYIRDLL
- the Chtf18 gene encoding chromosome transmission fidelity protein 18 homolog isoform X2, which translates into the protein MSKRPRLEVVKRLNFEPDTEELLYPDSPPDDITPPPSPEVFPEMLDAGPSDASADTCAVQALPSPRNPVLRRPPVLEDYINVTSTGGERAFLVLRADLTGTGVQDPLLDVRWRGRGQLDLLGVPFTSLKEQVDSKRRQQLLEEAQQLSDTLHSLRSEREEAILEGTSEEEPAPGQDTTQHCLWVDEFAPRHYTELLSDDFTNRCLLKWLKLWDLVVFGHERPSRKARPSIEPTRAGKEATAPSKWKSHEQVLEEMLEAELDPSRRPRQKVALLCGPPGLGKTTLAHVVARHAGYCVVEMNASDDRSPEAFRTRIEAATQMESVLGAGGRPNCLVIDEIDGASTAAINVLLSILNRKGPQEAEQGGPAGSAVGQRRRAERGLLTRPIICICNDQFAPSLRQLKQQAFLLHVPPTLPSRLVQRLQEISLQHGMRSDPGALAALCEKTDNDIRACINTLQFLYGRGQRELSVRDVQTTHVGLKDQRKGLFSVWQEVFQLPRAQRRLMGQDLILPTHALLLGDGDKGSLTLASQRFYHILRVTTSAGEHEKVVQGLFDNFLRLRLRDSSLGTVCCALDWLAFDDLLEQAAHHGQSFQLLRYLPFLPAAFHVLFASSHVPRITFPSSQQEAQTRMSQTKNQIQTLVSGMAPVTRSRATPQALVLDTLCLLLDVLAPKLRPVSTQLYSAREKQQLASLVCTMLAYSLTYHQERTPDGQYIYRLEPNVEEVCRFPELPARKPLTYQAKQLIAREIEMEKMRRAEALACARGGPQADQGLQTDSGDKGMRQPAPRNHEQRLEHIMKKAVLQEQPERDFFGRVVIRRVAVPSREAEAPEKDTDEWRMGVAVGRSEVWFRFNEGVSNAVRRSLYIRDLL
- the Gng13 gene encoding guanine nucleotide-binding protein G(I)/G(S)/G(O) subunit gamma-13, translating into MEEWDVPQMKKEVESLKYQLAFKREMSSKTIPELLKWIEDGIPKDPFLNPDLMKNNPWVEKAKCTIL